One Polynucleobacter sp. SHI8 genomic window, CATATTATTGGTACAGAACGACATGAAAGTCGCCGTATTGATAACCAGTTACGCGGACGATCAGGTCGTCAAGGTGACCCTGGATCATCACGTTTTTATCTATCTTTAGATGATGATTTATTGCGTATTTTTGCAGGCGATCGATTAAGAGGGATTATGGATCGTCTAAAAATGCCTGAGGGAGAGCCTATTGAAGCCAATATGGTTTCTCGAGCAATTGAATCTGCGCAGCGTAAAGTTGAAGGACGAAACTTTGATATTCGCAAACAATTACTTGAATACGATGATGTCGCCAATGATCAACGTCGTGAAACCTATAACCTCAGAAACCAAGTGTTGGAGGCGCAGGACGTCAGTATATTAAGCGAAAACTTACGAGTCGATGTTTTCAATGAGGTTGTTCAACAATATGTTGATGAAGAAACATTGCCGGAGCAGTGGGATATCGCTGGCTTGGAGCGTGAGCTTGAAAGCGAATGGAGTATTTCTGTTCAATTAGCTCAAAAAGTCAATGATCAAGACCAGGTCGAAGTTGAAGATGTACAAGCTTGGGTTCAAGAGGCTGTTCAAGAGGCGTATTTGAAAAAGATTGATCAGGCTGATCGAACTTCCTTTACCGCGTTTGAGCGTTCAGTATTTTTGTATAGCCTTGACACCCATTGGCGCGAACATCTAGCCGCACTGGATTATTTGCGACAAGGGATACACTTACGAGGATATGCACAAAAAGATCCTAAGCAAGAGTATCGTCGTGAGGCATTTGAGTTATATGCAGGGTTATTAGAGGCCATAAAAAAAGACATTACCAGAACGATTATGAATGTGCGTATTGCCTCAGCGGATGAGTTAAATCAAGCCACGGATGCGATTCAGGACGATTTAGAGAAATTAGGTGATGTTAAGTATCAGCATGCTGATGCTTCTAGCTCCAACCATGAACCTGAGGATGGTGCAGTGAGCGAACAAAAAATGAAGCCAATCATCAATACCGTACCTAAGGTTGGCAGAAATGAACCATGTCCTTGCGGAAGTGGTAAAAAGTTCAAGCAATGTCATGGAGCTCTCAGCTAACCTGCTCTTCATCAGAGTTTCACTAAAGCATGCCTATAATTTAGGTAAACTCTGTAACTCTTTTTAAGGTGAGCACATGGCAGTTAATCTTCCTCAATTACAAGCATCTTCACTTCACGAAGTTCCCGGTATTCAGTTAGGGTATGCAATGGCTGGTATTAAAAAGCCAGGTCGTAAAGATGTTTTATTAATTACTTTGTCTGAGAATACTTCCGTTGCAGGCGTATTTACACTCAATCGCTTTTGTGCTGCTCCTGTACAAGTTTGTAAAGAACATCTGAGTACTGCCAACGGTATCCGTGCATTGATTATTAATACCGGTAATGCCAATGCTGGCACAGGTGAGACTGGCCTAAAAGATGCTCGAGCCACCTGTCAAGCCGTTGCGCAGAATCTTGGTCTACAGGAAAATCAAATTCTGCCATTTTCAACAGGCGTGATTTTAGAGCCATTGCCATTACAAAAAATCTTAACGGTATTACCGCAAGCGCAAATGGATTTAAAAGCGAATGCTTGGTTTGATGCGGCAAATGCAATTATGACCACCGATACACTACCCAAAGCTTACTCGCTGCAAAAAGACATCGAGGGTAAGACCGTAACAATGACCGGTATCAGTAAAGGTGCCGGCATGATTCATCCGAATATGGCGACTATGCTCGGCTTTATTGGCACAGATGCTCAGGTCCCTCAGGCATTATTACAAGAGCTTACCCAAGAAATCGCAGATTTATCGTTTAATGCCATTTCCATTGATGGCGATACCTCCACGAATGATTCTTTCATGATCATGGCTACAGGTAAAAGTGGACTCGTGATTGAAAGTAAAGAAAGTCCTAGCTATTCAGAGTTTAGAGCCATGCTTTTAGAGACTTCCCAGCAATTAGCGCAGCAAATTGTGCGGGATGGTGAAGGAGCCACGAAGTTCATGACTGTGCATGTCAAAGGTGGCAACAGCTTAGAAGAATGCAAATTGGTCGGAGAGGCAATTTCTCATTCACCATTAGTAAAAACAGCTTTCTTTGCAAGCGACCCCAACTTAGGCCGCATTTTGGCCGCAATTGGTTATGCTGGGATTTTAGACCTCGATGTGAGTGGTGTACAACTTTGGTTGGGCGATGTTTGGGTAGCTAAAAACGGTTGTCGTAATCCTGACTATGTAGAAGCTGACGGACAGCGCGTCATGCAAGAATCTGAGATTTTGATTACCGTAGATTTAGGTCGTGGAGCATTTGAACGTACAATGTGGACATGTGACTTTTCACATGAGTATGTTTCGATTAACGCGGACTATCGTTCTTAGGAATCACTAGTCCACCAACCTAGTAAATTTATGTCTGACAATTTGGAAAGATTATTAGGGCATTTGGAAGCTTTTTTTCCGAAGCCACTGACGCAAGAAGATTGGCGAACTGCAAAAGCTTTTAAATGGCAGCATCGTCAAAGTATTTTAGGTAGTGTAGGTTTTCTTAAGCCAATCAAACATTTGTCTGCAATATCCTTTGACGATTTGCAAGGTATTGAACGTCAAAAAGAATCCATCATGAACAATACCGGTCATTTTGTGGCTGGTAAACCAGCTAATAATGTTTTGTTAACCGGTGCTCGTGGAACTGGAAAGTCTTCCCTGATTAAAGCTTGTTTGAACTATTTTGAAAAAGATGGGTTAAGGCTTGTCGAGGTGGATAAAGAGCACTTATCCGATCTCCAAGATTTAACTGAACTATTGGCAACACGTCCAGAGCGTTTTATTGTGTATTGCGATGACTTATCTTTCGAAGAGGGTGAGGCAGGATATAAGGCCCTTAAATCAGCGCTCGACGGCTCTTTATCTGCTCAAGTAGATAACGTCTTAATTTATGCAACCTCCAATCGACGTCATTTACTCCCGGAATATATGACTGATAACGAGTCCTATCGACATATGTCAGATGGAGAGATTCATCCTGGAGAAGTAGTTGAGGAAAAAATTTCATTATCAGAGCGTTTTGGATTATGGGTTTCATTTTATCCACCCAAGCAAGATGAGTATCTAGAAATTGTGGCGCATTGGTTAGCTGATTTTGGTGTTCCTCAAGAGGCGATTGAAGCCGCCAAGCCTGAAGCTTTGGTATGGGCTTTAGAACGAGGTTCACGGTCCGGCCGTGTTGCTTGGCAATTTGCAAGGCATTACGCTGGAGCGCACTAATTGAATCATCCCCTGCAGTCAAGAAAAGTGACCGAAGTTGCAGTAGGTATTATTCTTCAACCGGAGGGGAAGTTCTTATTAGCCAAGCGGCCCATAGGTAAACCATACGAAAACTATTGGGAGTTTCCTGGCGGAAAGTTAGAAGAGGGCGAATCAGTCCACCAAGCATTAGTAAGGGAATTATTTGAAGAGCTTGGGATTTTGATTCAAGATAGTCAAGCGTGGGATGTGATTGAGCATGATTATCCACATGCTTACGTGCGACTCTACTTAAGGGTTGTAAGACAATGGACGGGCCAAGCTCAAGGACTTGAAGGACAAGAATTACATTGGCAAGCATTGAAAAGCAATCAAGACGCTGATGTCAGTCCATTACTTCCAGCAACAATTACTATTATGGAAAAGATGGCTTATCAGCCACTTTGATCAAAGATTACAAAGATTTAAGGCAAAAGTAACGTTTTGCGTCACAGCATGAGGTTTACCCGTTGTGGAGTTTTGCAGAAAACGAATCCAAAGCATGTGCTTATTGGCACTAATTTCTGGAATTAGATCGTTTTCTTGAATCCGTACACGAATCAATTGATAGACTTTGCCAGATAACATTTGTTGAAATGACCCATTTTCAGAGTTTACTTCATGGAACTCTGAGGATTGGCGAAGCAACTTCAAGTAGAGATCACACGTCAATTTCCAATCCGCAAATGCGGGCGTATAGGTCATCAGTTGTGCGCGACGATCCTGAGCTGGCCGCTGTTGCCAGCTGTAAAAGCTAGGTAAGTCGATGGGGCTTGTGCCACCAGGAACACTCAGACGTGTTCGGATCATACTCAACCATTCACTTTCATTCATGATGGTACTGGGCTTACCGACCAGATTATTGAGGGTGACAAGACAAGTTTCAATTTCTGTAATCGTTGACTCAAGGGCCTGCGTATTCACAGAGGCCTCTGATCGGAAAGAGCTTAATAAGACACGTTGGCGTTCAAGTTCTTTTAATAAGCTAGATTTTAAGTCAGCACGCGAAGTAACTTCACCAATATCAAAAATCAAACTAATCGCCGTTAAATGATGTTCTGGGTGATCTGAATTTAGAAAAACGCTTAATCTTTCGAATAGATATTCCAATCGCAATAAGCTGCGAACAGTTTCGTTAAAGGGATATTCGTAAGTAAGCATTGAATTAATTGTATTTATATATTCAGTTATTCTAAGATTAATTTCTGATTTTCGATACTTTTTAAATCATATATGAAAAGTATCTAAAAATCCTATGATACCTCTATATTTTTTAAAATCTGGAGATGCGTATGAGAAATCTGTTCCTCTAGTTCCTTAAGAGTACCGTTATTCTCGATCACGTAATCTGCGTACTGCAATCTCATCGCCCGAGGTGTTTGAGTGGCAATGATTTTTTCAATCATTTCGTGTTGTAATTGATTTCGCAGAGTGACCCTTTTGATTTGTAAATCAACCGAACAATCAACCACGACGATTTTGTTAAACCGACCCTGCCAGCCAGCAGACTCGAATAGCAAAGGAATCATAAAAATAATATATGGAGGATTTTTTTCAAGAGCTTGAAGAGCCGCACGCTCACTCAGTTCACGAATCAGTGGATGGGTAATTGCCTCTAATTTTTTAAGTGCTTGAGGATCATTAAATACTAAAGAGCGCATTTTTGCTCGATCTAAAGCACCTTCTGGAGATAAGTATTCAGAACCAAAGATAGATTTGATTTCATTGATAGCTGCACCATGAGGGGCGGTAATTTGATGAGCAATAGCATCACTGTCAATCACAGGTATTCCCAATTTCTCAAAAGCAATCCCCGCGGCGCTTTTACCACTGCCGATACCACCCGTCAAAGCCAGTTTGTATGATGATTCAAGGCTTAAATTCATAGGTTCAAGCGCCATTGATAAATTGAAAAACCGATACCTGTTAGACACAGATAAGGCCCAAAAGCAATTATAGAAGATGGCTTCTTACTTGAATAAGGGATGAGTTGAAAGACCAAACAACCCAGAGAAGCTATAAATAGAATAGGTATAACATGGGCATAGCCAAAAACGGCACCTAACGCGCCTAATAATTTTGCATCCCCCATACCAATGCCATATGTCTTTCGAAGCCTCTTATAGATCAGGTTGAGGATATAAATGAGACTGATACCAAGAGTCGCTCCAAGTAGCCCATCCAAAAATGAACAAAAACCAAATGGCGTGAGATTCATTACAAGACCTAAAGCTAGTAAGCCTAAAGTCAGTCGATTGGGTAGTAAAAATGTTTTAAGATCAATCACACAGAGTATGATCAAAATACCGCTCAAAGCAAGAACATAAAGCAGTTGAGCAAGAACATAAAGCAGTAGCACGATCATACGAGCTTGGGCATGGATGATTTGGGAGGTCTGTGGATACGAACGGTTTTAATTGATTGTTGATCGAACTGAATAATTTCCATGACACAATCCGCCACTTTAAGGCTGATATCGTTATCCGGAATCTCTTCTAAGATATCAATTAAGAGACCATTGAGGGTCCGAGGGCCATCAGTTGGTAAATGTAGACCTAAAAGTCGGTTGAGGTCTCGCAAATTGGAGCTACCCGAAGCAATATACGTATTATCTTTGAGCCACTGTGTTTTATTGGCAAGACTTGGTAAAGAGGTTGTAAATTCTCCGATTAACTCTTCCACAATATCTTCAATCGTCACCAAACCAAGCACTACACCATATTCATCGACAACTAGACCAATTCTTTGTTGAAGCTCTTGGAAAAAGCGTATTTGTTGCAGCACCTGGGTGCCACTAGGAATAAAGTAAGGTTCATTTAAAAGGGCTTTAAATTGATCATGATTAAGATCTTTATCACCTATCAAAGAAACCACTTTACGCACAGATAAGATGCCGATGACACGGTCAGGATCTTGGTCTGTAGTGGGTAAGTTATGGTGGTAACAAGTTTCCATTTGATGCAGAACTTCATCGATGGGCCGTGATAAATCGAGCGTTTCCATTCGTGCACGGGGCGTCATCATATCATCCACCGTGATATGTTCAAGATTAAATAAATTGACCAAAATATTTCGGTGTTGCGAAGGAATAAAGTGACTAGTTTCTAGGACCAAGCTTCTCAGCTCTTCAGGACTTAGACGATTTTCTGCGGAGTTTTTTGTGTTTAGGCGCATGATTTTGAGTAACGCCGAGACAAAAATATTAACAAACATAACCAGTGGTGTCATCACCCAAACTAATGGACGGATGACCCAACTTACGGCAGATGCGATTTGGTCTGGAAATGCTGCACCAATGACCTTTGGTGTGATTTCACAAAAAATAATAATTAAAAAAGCGACTAAGGCCGTTGTGAGGGATAAAACGGAACCACTATTACCAAATGCATGCAGTGCAATCCCGGCAATCAGCACTGGAACAAACGTATTAATTACATTATTGCCAATCAGAATGACCGATAAAAGTTCCTCAGTTCTACCTAAGAGACCATTGGCCAGTTTGGCTCCTTGATGACCTTGATTGGCCTTATGCTTCAGGCGATGGCGATTTGCCGCCATCATGCTGGTTTCAGTGATTGAGAAAAAAGCAGAGGTTGCTAACAAGAGGAGAACGGCCGCCAGTTTTGCCCACCATGGCCAATCTTCCAGCAAAGTATCCATAGATTAATCGTGTTTCAGAGTAAATGAGTACAAACTATATCAAACCTAAGGATGAATGGAAACTTTACTGAAAATCAATGAAAGCCCTCAACAAGATTTAGCTAGCCAAATGCTTTTGGAAGAAATCTAAAGTACGAGTTCTTGCCAATTGAGCTGACTGACCGAAATAAGATGCGCGATGATCACAATTAAAGCCATGATGACCAGGATAGATATGCACTTCAATTTCAGGTCTAGCCTTTTTTAAAGCTTCAACGGTATCTAACGGAATATAAGAATCCTCCTCTGCAAAATGAGCCATGACAGGACATTGCGGGATTGAGCTCGATTCATTTTGCACACCGCCACCATAGTAAGGAACTGCGGCAGATAGACCGGAGAGTTGGCAAGCGCTGCGCCAAGTAAGAAGACCACCATAGCAAAAACCGAAAATACCCACCTTACCAAAGGGCTTTAAATGATCAATAGCTGCTTGTAAGTCAAACATCACAGGATGATTTGGAAGGGCTTCGACAGCAGCTTTTAATGCAGATCCTGCTTGCATATCGTCAGGCGTATAGCCTAAATTGACATTTTTTTGAACGCGGTCCATGGTTGGCACTGCCACTACTCGAAAGCCAAGTGAAGCATATAAATCAGCCGTTGCTTGAATGTGAGTGTTAACTCCAAATATTTCTTGAACCAAAACTAGGGCGCCAATCGTCTTGCCCGTAGGTATCGTTTCATAGGCATCAAAAGTGTGTCCATCAGAAGATGTTAGGTGTAGAGCTAGTCCCATGGCAATGTCCTATATTCAATTTGAAAAAATTAGTGTAACTTAAAGTAATGAAAAAATTAACCCTATTAAAAAAAGCAAAAGACCAAGAAGAAAATTGGGCGGCAATTATTCCAGCTCCTTTTGGCAAGCTAGGTATTAAGACAGGGATGTTTGAATGCAGTCTCATGTTGAGTGAAGTATTTTATGTAGCAAAAAGTACCCCTCTCATATCTGCCCAAAATGAGTTAGCAGAAAATGCCATCCAACAAATCAATCAATATCTTACTGATCCCGCATTTGAATTTGATTTACCTATGATCCCTAAAGGAAGCCCTTATCAGAATAAGGTATGGCAACAAATCACAAAAATCCCTTTGGGTAAAGTGACTACCTATGGAGAATTAGCCAAAAAAATAAGCTCTGCCCCGCGCGCAGTTGGTGGGGCTTGTGGCGCAAACCCTTACCCACTTCTCGTACCATGTCATCGTGTCATATCGGCTACTGGCATTGGGGGATTTGCACAACATGATGAAGAGGGATATCACCGTAATATCAAAACATGGTTGTTACAGCACGAAGGTGTTTGTCGCAGTTAAAAATAAATGATCGTAATTACAAGACATCATTGAGTTAACTAGTGAGAAGTAACTTGGAATCGTGACTTATCTAAAACATATGGGGCTACCCACAACCAGATGTATGAGGCGATTTGGATGGCCAATAAAATTAGCAAAGAGAATTTAAGTGCTGCAGGCGGAAGAATTCCAAGACCAATGAAGTAATCCATCAGAAGACCGATACCCCATTGAATAATAAAAGCCCCAGCAAAAATCAGCATATTAAATGAAGTGCTTGCTTTACCACTAATTGAATTGGGGAAAAATTGATTAAATTGTGATTGAGCCAAAATAAAAGATGTGGAGCATAGTCCAAATAGAAATAAACAGATACTTGAATAATGAGGTGGAAGATATAAGGATAGTATTTGGCTAATGATGGCAAAACCACTCACAACACTGGCGTAGCGAAAGGTAGAAATGCCTTTTTTATTGAGTAGACGTGGAATAAATAAGTTAGCCGCATAACTAGCAAGAATCACCAGATTAAATATAAAAAGATGATTTGCTACTTCATGACTAGGGAGCATCACGATGTCTTTAAACCAAGCTCCTAACCATAAGGTTTGAATCGCATGAAATCCACCTTGGTTAAAAAGACCCATCGGCAGTACTTGTAAAAAATAACCACTTTTCAGAATAGGGACATATCCTTTAATCCATCCAAAAGTACCCTTTTCGTTATGATTCTTGGTAACTGGAAGAGGATCTGTAGATTTTGGTATGCCATAGCGGATACATAATATAGCCAGTATAAGAAAGCCTACCATGACCCAAAAAACACCACGCCAACCAATTACGGGTAAAGCCATTTCGACTGGAATAGTCATTAATATGGCTCCCGCGGTGCCAAACATAAGCATAGCCGACGCTAAAGTTGCTTGTTGTTCAGGTTTAAACCAGCGCTTGTAAAAAGTAAGAGCACTCATTAAACAAGCTGAAACACCCACACCAATGAGGCCTCTGCCAATCGTCAAATAAGCCACATTGTCAGCCATTGCAAAGCAAGATGCACCCAGTACACCAAACAGCATCATGAAACTTTCAGACTTTCTTGAGCCGTATTGGTCAAGCCAATGACCAAGAGGTATTTGCATCACAAAAAAGCCAATAAAGTAGGCTGCAGATAAGGCGCCAAGGGTTGAGTTACTAATCCCTAAATCTGCAATTAAACTAGGTGCGATTACCGCATTAATCGTACGCAGACCATAAGATAAGAGGTAAGCAAAAGCAAAACAAAAAAACACACGCAGTGCAATCCTACCTTGAAGCGGATATAGTGAATGGTTCGGCGATGGTAGGTTCATGAATATAGAATATTGGATGGATAGGCGTGTTCTGTTTTCTTAATATATTGCACCTTATGAGTTAATAATCATTATAACGACGCTAAATCGAGCATAATGTTTTTATCAATTTTTGAAAAATTTCATTTTTAAATTAGTTATGTCTCAAACACGATTGAATACAAAATTTCCTCAAATAGGCACGACTATTTTTACGGTGATGTCTGCCTTAGCAACGGAGCATCAGGCCATTAATTTAGGACAAGGGTTTCCAGACTTTTCTTGTGACCCACAACTTATTGATGCGGTTCATCAAGCCATGAAAAAGGATCAGAATCAATACCCTCCAATGGCAGGTATTGTGCCACTTCGACAAAAAGTGTCAGAAAAGGTAGAGAGTTTATACGGCAAAAAATACGACCCCTTACAAGAAATCACAATTACCGCTGGCGCTACTCAAGCTATTTTGACCGTCATCCTTGCAGTTGTTCGCCCCAATGAGGAAGTGATTGTGATCGAGCCGGTTTACGATTCATATGTACCGTCGATTGATATGGCGGGCGGTAAAACCATTGCACTCCAGATGAAACCCATCAGAAATGATCAAGGCATCATAGA contains:
- the argJ gene encoding bifunctional glutamate N-acetyltransferase/amino-acid acetyltransferase ArgJ — protein: MAVNLPQLQASSLHEVPGIQLGYAMAGIKKPGRKDVLLITLSENTSVAGVFTLNRFCAAPVQVCKEHLSTANGIRALIINTGNANAGTGETGLKDARATCQAVAQNLGLQENQILPFSTGVILEPLPLQKILTVLPQAQMDLKANAWFDAANAIMTTDTLPKAYSLQKDIEGKTVTMTGISKGAGMIHPNMATMLGFIGTDAQVPQALLQELTQEIADLSFNAISIDGDTSTNDSFMIMATGKSGLVIESKESPSYSEFRAMLLETSQQLAQQIVRDGEGATKFMTVHVKGGNSLEECKLVGEAISHSPLVKTAFFASDPNLGRILAAIGYAGILDLDVSGVQLWLGDVWVAKNGCRNPDYVEADGQRVMQESEILITVDLGRGAFERTMWTCDFSHEYVSINADYRS
- a CDS encoding ATP-binding protein, which produces MSDNLERLLGHLEAFFPKPLTQEDWRTAKAFKWQHRQSILGSVGFLKPIKHLSAISFDDLQGIERQKESIMNNTGHFVAGKPANNVLLTGARGTGKSSLIKACLNYFEKDGLRLVEVDKEHLSDLQDLTELLATRPERFIVYCDDLSFEEGEAGYKALKSALDGSLSAQVDNVLIYATSNRRHLLPEYMTDNESYRHMSDGEIHPGEVVEEKISLSERFGLWVSFYPPKQDEYLEIVAHWLADFGVPQEAIEAAKPEALVWALERGSRSGRVAWQFARHYAGAH
- the mutT gene encoding 8-oxo-dGTP diphosphatase MutT — its product is MNHPLQSRKVTEVAVGIILQPEGKFLLAKRPIGKPYENYWEFPGGKLEEGESVHQALVRELFEELGILIQDSQAWDVIEHDYPHAYVRLYLRVVRQWTGQAQGLEGQELHWQALKSNQDADVSPLLPATITIMEKMAYQPL
- the zapD gene encoding cell division protein ZapD is translated as MLTYEYPFNETVRSLLRLEYLFERLSVFLNSDHPEHHLTAISLIFDIGEVTSRADLKSSLLKELERQRVLLSSFRSEASVNTQALESTITEIETCLVTLNNLVGKPSTIMNESEWLSMIRTRLSVPGGTSPIDLPSFYSWQQRPAQDRRAQLMTYTPAFADWKLTCDLYLKLLRQSSEFHEVNSENGSFQQMLSGKVYQLIRVRIQENDLIPEISANKHMLWIRFLQNSTTGKPHAVTQNVTFALNLCNL
- the coaE gene encoding dephospho-CoA kinase (Dephospho-CoA kinase (CoaE) performs the final step in coenzyme A biosynthesis.) produces the protein MNLSLESSYKLALTGGIGSGKSAAGIAFEKLGIPVIDSDAIAHQITAPHGAAINEIKSIFGSEYLSPEGALDRAKMRSLVFNDPQALKKLEAITHPLIRELSERAALQALEKNPPYIIFMIPLLFESAGWQGRFNKIVVVDCSVDLQIKRVTLRNQLQHEMIEKIIATQTPRAMRLQYADYVIENNGTLKELEEQISHTHLQILKNIEVS
- a CDS encoding A24 family peptidase yields the protein MIVLLLYVLAQLLYVLALSGILIILCVIDLKTFLLPNRLTLGLLALGLVMNLTPFGFCSFLDGLLGATLGISLIYILNLIYKRLRKTYGIGMGDAKLLGALGAVFGYAHVIPILFIASLGCLVFQLIPYSSKKPSSIIAFGPYLCLTGIGFSIYQWRLNL
- a CDS encoding HlyC/CorC family transporter, with the protein product MEDWPWWAKLAAVLLLLATSAFFSITETSMMAANRHRLKHKANQGHQGAKLANGLLGRTEELLSVILIGNNVINTFVPVLIAGIALHAFGNSGSVLSLTTALVAFLIIIFCEITPKVIGAAFPDQIASAVSWVIRPLVWVMTPLVMFVNIFVSALLKIMRLNTKNSAENRLSPEELRSLVLETSHFIPSQHRNILVNLFNLEHITVDDMMTPRARMETLDLSRPIDEVLHQMETCYHHNLPTTDQDPDRVIGILSVRKVVSLIGDKDLNHDQFKALLNEPYFIPSGTQVLQQIRFFQELQQRIGLVVDEYGVVLGLVTIEDIVEELIGEFTTSLPSLANKTQWLKDNTYIASGSSNLRDLNRLLGLHLPTDGPRTLNGLLIDILEEIPDNDISLKVADCVMEIIQFDQQSIKTVRIHRPPKSSMPKLV
- a CDS encoding dienelactone hydrolase family protein, which gives rise to MGLALHLTSSDGHTFDAYETIPTGKTIGALVLVQEIFGVNTHIQATADLYASLGFRVVAVPTMDRVQKNVNLGYTPDDMQAGSALKAAVEALPNHPVMFDLQAAIDHLKPFGKVGIFGFCYGGLLTWRSACQLSGLSAAVPYYGGGVQNESSSIPQCPVMAHFAEEDSYIPLDTVEALKKARPEIEVHIYPGHHGFNCDHRASYFGQSAQLARTRTLDFFQKHLAS
- a CDS encoding methylated-DNA--[protein]-cysteine S-methyltransferase, which codes for MKKLTLLKKAKDQEENWAAIIPAPFGKLGIKTGMFECSLMLSEVFYVAKSTPLISAQNELAENAIQQINQYLTDPAFEFDLPMIPKGSPYQNKVWQQITKIPLGKVTTYGELAKKISSAPRAVGGACGANPYPLLVPCHRVISATGIGGFAQHDEEGYHRNIKTWLLQHEGVCRS
- a CDS encoding MFS transporter → MNLPSPNHSLYPLQGRIALRVFFCFAFAYLLSYGLRTINAVIAPSLIADLGISNSTLGALSAAYFIGFFVMQIPLGHWLDQYGSRKSESFMMLFGVLGASCFAMADNVAYLTIGRGLIGVGVSACLMSALTFYKRWFKPEQQATLASAMLMFGTAGAILMTIPVEMALPVIGWRGVFWVMVGFLILAILCIRYGIPKSTDPLPVTKNHNEKGTFGWIKGYVPILKSGYFLQVLPMGLFNQGGFHAIQTLWLGAWFKDIVMLPSHEVANHLFIFNLVILASYAANLFIPRLLNKKGISTFRYASVVSGFAIISQILSLYLPPHYSSICLFLFGLCSTSFILAQSQFNQFFPNSISGKASTSFNMLIFAGAFIIQWGIGLLMDYFIGLGILPPAALKFSLLILLAIQIASYIWLWVAPYVLDKSRFQVTSH